TCAAGATGGCGTTATTATACATGCCCTAAGAGGAACAAAAATAGAAATTGAAGATGAGGCTTCACTTGCCCATGGATGTATAGTGCATGGACCTGCTAAAATAGATAAAAATGCATTTATCGCATTTGGTGCAGTTGTATTTGCTGCGGAAATAGGACAAGGTGCATTAATCGGACACAACGCAGTTGTAGATGGAATTGGAGTAGAAGGAGGATTGAAAATACCTGCTGGAAAATTGGTTCCATCTGGGACTGTTGTAATGAAAGATATAGACGGACAAGTAAAAGCATTTTTGCCTGATGGCACAGTATTGACAGATTTAAACGATTTACCTGAGGTAGTGGATTGGTATAAAGCCGTCCCTAAAAAAGTAGTGGATGTAAATATTGAGTTGGCAGAAGGATATTTAAACATGCAGGATTTATATTAATAAAGATATAAAAATAAATAAAATATTAATTTTCTATTTTTTTATTGAAATATATTATGGGAGCTCCCATTAAATAATATATG
The window above is part of the Methanococcus aeolicus Nankai-3 genome. Proteins encoded here:
- a CDS encoding LbetaH domain-containing protein — protein: MNKKIGVLGMFCVALTLLFAGCVDNQTVDESTTDELKSEISKLNGEINKLKSSPNMVPNIRKNLEGHYPSISKTGTYIDPNAVVIGNVKIGDDVYVGPHALIRCDEIPTEGIIIGNKVNIQDGVIIHALRGTKIEIEDEASLAHGCIVHGPAKIDKNAFIAFGAVVFAAEIGQGALIGHNAVVDGIGVEGGLKIPAGKLVPSGTVVMKDIDGQVKAFLPDGTVLTDLNDLPEVVDWYKAVPKKVVDVNIELAEGYLNMQDLY